The genomic segment AAATATTAAGGTGATAGTTgaaatttcatataaaaaagATCACGTTAATGTTTTAATTTGAATGGCAACTGAATTTGATTTCTTGGAAGTTCTAAAAGTGTTATAGAGcaatattattaatgaaatagTGTCAAACCTCAAAATCGAAAAGAGTATCATCtaattgaaaaaatattagCAAAGTACTCCATgaataatattaatttttcagCTGAACCAAAAGTgatcacaaaattaaaaaagaaaaataaaaaaaaaagtgtgaaaaaACCACCTGGAATCCTATTCCTTGTCATTCAAGAAAACTAAAATAGGAAACTTGGAGAACCATCCCACTCCCTATCAGTCTAGGAAACAAGCGTTAATTTGTTCCTATAAATCTCACTCGTTAAGCCTCATATTTCTTCACTCTAATAACATTCAATTGAATTAATCAATCAATCTTACTTCAGTTATGGCTCCACTCAGAGCAGAATTAAAGAAACAACACTCAAGAATGGCCTTTCCAAAAGTAAACAAATCAACTACTACAACATTCAAGATTAAGAAATCACAAATCTTTGAAGATATGGTGTTCCATAGGGGCGATCTTGTTGAAGTAGCAAGCAAAGAAGATGGATTTCTTGGTTCTTACTTCGAGGCAATGTTTATGTGTCCAACtctcaacaaaaataaatatattgtgCAGTATAAGTCCCTTTTGAAAGATGATCTTTCTGGTCCTTTGAAAGAGGTTGTTACACTCCCTGAACTCAGGCCAGTGCCACCTAAGATTCCGGCTAATGAGTTTAACTTGTATGATCAAGTTGATGCTTTCGATAATGATGGGTGGTGGGTTGGCATAATTACTGGTAAGATTGGGACCGAGTACTATGTGTACTTTGATAACTTTGAGGTTGAATGTGTTTATGATGTAAGTGATTTGAGAGTTCATCAAGATTGGATCGATGGAAAGTGGGTTACTTCAAAAGAGACTGCAAAGGGTGTTTGatgttttttcttgaaaaagacTAACAAAGTTGTTGTCCAGTTCtgtctattgagtctttgtttCGGGGTTTTTTTTAATTCACGCTTGAATTTTGTTTTATGTAGCTTGTAGTTTGCTAAATCTTAGGGTATATTATTGAGGGCTTCATGGTTGCGTTAGTGTTCGATGTAAtagtattattttcttgatattaTTCAGACATGAAGTAGTTGTACATAAACGGCGTTTCCTTCAGTTATTCAATGTGATCCATGTTCTATCTTTACTGGTATCTTgttacttcttcttcttcttctttttttttttttttctcaaatcctTATGCTGAATGTGGTGCGTTCTTTTCTTTGTTACGTCAGCCCACTAATTTTGTCTCACATGATCGTTCAAtctatgtttttcttttagAGATTAGAGATGGAATTACTTTACTGTTATGTGTTTCAGATTGATAAAGTTggttttttttacttttcaattttcttcattcttcaaaTAAAAAGCACATTTAAGACCTTCAAGATTTCAGTATTCCCCTCTGCTCCAgcaatttaaattaattagtacTCGAGATTTGGTTATAGCTTAATATCTGCTAACATAGCACGATGAAGACTAATAATGGTTAGCTTTGTTTTCAATTATCCATTATTAGTTTTGTTTatcctttttaattttcttctcaTTCCAGTTTCAGCCATTTTCTTCTCTCATTCTCTATGTTTCTCTCTATTAGCCATTTTTTTGCGCATTATTAGTGCTTACGCGCCGCAAGCGGGCTTGGGCGAGGAGGAGAAAAGACGtttttgggaggatttggacGAGATGATGGGAGGTATACCGCCCACTGAGAAGCTATTCATCGGAGGAGATTTCAATGGGCACATTGGGTCAATTTCGGGGATATGACGATGTGCATGGAGGTTGTGGTTTCGGGGACAGGAATGGAGGAGGAGTTGCAATGTTGAATTTCGCAAAAGCCTTTGGGCTGGGGGTAGCCAATTCGAGTTTCCCGAAGAAGGAGGAGCACTTGGTAATCTTTCGTAGTTCGGTGGATAAGACGTAGATAGACTTTTTACTCCTTAGGAGGGACGATAAAGGTCTTTGTAAAGACTGCAAGGTGATTCCGAGTGAGAATCTAACGACCCAGCATAAGCTcttggtgatggatttggaaATCAAGATGAGGAAGAGAAAGAGGGTCGTGGATGACAGGCCTAGGATCAAATGGGGGAGTTTGACCATGACGGGTGCCCTAGAGATGGGGGAGAAGTTGAGGACTATGGGATCCTGGGAGACTAGTGCGGAGGCGACCAACATGTGGGATAGGACGGCCAGTTGCATTAGGGAAGCAGCCAGAGAGGTGCTGGGGGTCTCGAAGGGTAGCTGTGGTCGACATCGAGGGGACTGGTAGTGGAATAGAGAAGTTCAAGAGAAGGTGGAAGCAAAAAAGGTGGCGTATGCGAAGTTGGTAGACAGCAAGGATGATGAGGAGAAGCGAATGAATAGGGAATTGTATAAGATGGCGAGGAAGGAGGCAAAGTTAGCGGCTACGGTGGCAAAGACAGCAGCTTTTGAACGCTTGTAATCAGAACTAAAGGACAAAGGCGGGGATAAAAAGTTGTACCGACTAGCCAAGGCGAGGGAGAGGAAAGCGCGTGACTTGGATCAggtgaagtgc from the Lycium ferocissimum isolate CSIRO_LF1 chromosome 11, AGI_CSIRO_Lferr_CH_V1, whole genome shotgun sequence genome contains:
- the LOC132038352 gene encoding protein AGENET DOMAIN (AGD)-CONTAINING P1-like, which produces MAPLRAELKKQHSRMAFPKVNKSTTTTFKIKKSQIFEDMVFHRGDLVEVASKEDGFLGSYFEAMFMCPTLNKNKYIVQYKSLLKDDLSGPLKEVVTLPELRPVPPKIPANEFNLYDQVDAFDNDGWWVGIITGKIGTEYYVYFDNFEVECVYDVSDLRVHQDWIDGKWVTSKETAKGV